One region of Tumebacillus amylolyticus genomic DNA includes:
- a CDS encoding TetR/AcrR family transcriptional regulator, whose translation MNDDLQNLEQIEETAEQWTDKHWQILEAAVKVFSEKGFNASRTSEVAKEAGVSEGTVFNYFKTKKDLLKGMLIPLLLRFFRPWLLRGVEKIFNNRQGRPVEDVMTDLVRDRVHLAQANLPLIKAIASEAPFQPELFAPVREQILPQILEVATRFFQEEMEKGTFRTIDPLLAFRGLLSMLAGYVIMRNIAPEEFQLQEEEVEIRRLVDLYLHGLLPREES comes from the coding sequence TTGAACGACGACCTACAGAACCTTGAACAAATCGAAGAAACAGCCGAGCAATGGACTGATAAACACTGGCAAATCCTCGAAGCCGCTGTCAAAGTTTTTTCCGAAAAAGGCTTCAACGCCTCCCGTACCAGTGAAGTGGCGAAGGAGGCGGGGGTGTCGGAGGGCACCGTTTTCAATTATTTCAAGACCAAGAAAGACCTGCTCAAAGGCATGCTGATCCCCTTGCTTCTCCGCTTCTTCCGCCCGTGGCTCTTGCGCGGCGTGGAGAAGATCTTCAACAATCGGCAGGGCCGTCCCGTCGAGGATGTCATGACCGACCTCGTTCGAGATCGCGTACACCTCGCCCAAGCAAACCTGCCTCTCATCAAAGCCATCGCGTCGGAGGCACCGTTTCAACCGGAATTGTTTGCCCCGGTTCGCGAGCAGATTCTGCCGCAAATTCTCGAAGTGGCAACGCGCTTTTTCCAAGAAGAGATGGAGAAGGGGACGTTTCGAACCATCGACCCGCTGCTGGCGTTTCGCGGGTTGCTCTCGATGTTGGCGGGCTATGTGATCATGCGCAACATCGCCCCGGAGGAGTTTCAGTTGCAAGAAGAGGAAGTCGAAATCCGACGGCTGGTCGATCTGTATCTACACGGCCTGTTGCCGCGAGAGGAGTCCTGA
- a CDS encoding HNH endonuclease: MKENVLYPVLDLSLPTRLRLFAFRYSRPFLQEQIVYFNVRLEVPKVVRFVELRNEIEEQVPSLTEPSTSSVSSRRNREEKFKNLVKRLYDDRCAVCCSSLRDPDGNPEVQSAHIYPKSKNGSDDLRNGLCLCRMHHWAFDVGWFSISDSYGVLIRSDLPQTSDYEFIRSRKGMKIRLPKDQMFHPHQLFLQAHRNLMGFE, from the coding sequence ATGAAAGAGAATGTCCTGTACCCAGTACTTGATCTATCTTTGCCTACACGTCTAAGACTGTTTGCATTCAGATACTCTCGACCGTTCTTGCAAGAGCAAATTGTTTATTTTAATGTTCGATTAGAAGTTCCTAAGGTTGTGAGGTTTGTAGAGCTCCGTAATGAAATAGAAGAACAGGTCCCATCACTTACAGAGCCGAGTACGAGTAGCGTGTCTAGTAGACGAAATCGAGAGGAAAAGTTCAAAAATCTTGTAAAGCGTCTATATGATGATCGCTGTGCAGTCTGCTGTTCTTCTCTACGAGACCCGGATGGAAATCCTGAGGTACAAAGTGCTCATATCTATCCCAAAAGTAAAAATGGTAGTGATGATCTACGCAACGGGCTTTGCCTATGTCGTATGCACCATTGGGCTTTCGACGTTGGTTGGTTTTCGATTTCGGATAGTTACGGGGTTCTTATCCGATCAGATTTGCCGCAGACTTCAGATTATGAGTTTATTCGAAGCCGAAAGGGAATGAAGATTCGATTACCAAAGGATCAAATGTTTCACCCCCATCAACTTTTTTTACAAGCACATCGTAATTTGATGGGATTTGAATGA
- a CDS encoding carboxypeptidase-like regulatory domain-containing protein, whose amino-acid sequence MDMKKWLTPAAALLLASAFVLPSAAFAESKQPKANGHITQATGAGVTLKGGKAANVNGFQSVDPSHFKTKLPKDKAKKPSLSTQGITAADYGNHDPSTAIYLDLNTLYQNTMSTAGQQDWYYFYAPDASKLTALLPAMQMVGVDYDLHLFHMNDTTGALENEQYSAYGPGSDDQVAMVAQPGYYFLCVNSVSGVDANNPYLFEVAQSYGYDAAEADDNLWQARSKTSDFSVLGNLDNVFDQDWVRYTPSTTEYAKVTFDQLPTGSNYVVDMFATDANGALQSMGGLSANTAGKLALSQGTTYYFHVVSTGTVDPAANYHLQVSRQTTRIGLNTIDSDPNITGYVNYDNGPSMYKWRVQHWMTVNGSMRDADGQAIAGMPITLLVNERLGQQSANGVTDASGNFSIYLANMNPAVGDYSWYGPVSTHYYDIIPMGLGSPISNSNETYVTTLYHYAYSIYHPF is encoded by the coding sequence ATGGATATGAAAAAATGGCTAACACCCGCCGCAGCTCTGTTGCTCGCGTCGGCGTTCGTCCTGCCGTCAGCAGCGTTTGCAGAAAGCAAGCAACCGAAAGCGAACGGACACATCACCCAGGCAACAGGCGCAGGCGTCACCCTCAAAGGGGGCAAAGCTGCCAACGTGAACGGGTTCCAATCGGTAGACCCCTCGCACTTCAAAACCAAACTTCCCAAGGACAAAGCGAAGAAACCGTCGCTCTCCACGCAAGGCATCACGGCTGCCGACTACGGCAACCACGACCCGAGCACCGCGATCTACCTCGACCTCAACACCCTGTACCAAAACACGATGTCCACAGCAGGCCAACAGGACTGGTACTACTTCTACGCTCCGGATGCAAGCAAACTGACCGCGTTGCTCCCGGCGATGCAAATGGTGGGCGTCGACTACGACCTGCATCTGTTCCACATGAACGACACCACAGGGGCTTTGGAAAATGAACAATATTCCGCATACGGCCCCGGCTCCGACGACCAAGTCGCCATGGTCGCGCAACCGGGCTACTACTTCCTCTGCGTGAACTCAGTGTCAGGCGTCGATGCCAACAACCCGTACCTGTTTGAAGTGGCGCAATCGTACGGCTACGATGCTGCAGAAGCGGACGACAACCTCTGGCAAGCGCGTTCGAAAACCAGCGATTTCAGCGTGCTCGGCAACCTCGACAACGTATTTGACCAAGACTGGGTTCGTTACACCCCGTCGACCACCGAATACGCGAAAGTGACGTTCGACCAGCTTCCGACAGGCTCGAACTACGTCGTCGATATGTTTGCAACCGATGCGAACGGTGCGTTGCAGTCGATGGGCGGTCTCTCGGCGAACACGGCCGGCAAGTTGGCTCTCTCCCAAGGCACAACCTACTACTTCCACGTCGTCTCGACGGGAACGGTTGACCCGGCTGCCAACTACCACCTGCAAGTCAGCCGTCAAACGACGAGAATCGGTCTGAACACGATCGACTCCGATCCGAATATTACCGGCTACGTCAACTATGACAACGGCCCCAGCATGTACAAATGGCGCGTACAGCACTGGATGACCGTCAACGGTTCGATGCGAGATGCGGATGGTCAAGCGATCGCCGGCATGCCGATTACCCTGCTGGTGAACGAGCGCCTCGGACAACAAAGTGCGAACGGCGTCACGGATGCAAGCGGGAACTTCTCGATCTACCTCGCGAACATGAACCCGGCAGTCGGAGACTACTCCTGGTACGGCCCGGTCAGCACGCACTATTACGACATCATCCCGATGGGCCTCGGGTCTCCGATCTCCAATTCCAATGAAACGTACGTCACCACGCTGTACCACTATGCGTACTCGATCTACCACCCGTTTTAA
- a CDS encoding helix-turn-helix transcriptional regulator has translation MLVDKSLSIGQRFKEIRIEKGFSQESLADGLCHFTTVSRIENDRSYPSAALLGKLADKLGVPLREIMGMQEQQLEADFQIEMVRVYIEKADYNHALDLIQQLDQREDLLGHQRDGLVNYRTECQLRAGMFEKAVEQLLPFLQTQQVQQTISDEILCDLYNKLGNAHHRLNGFEKAYSAFEQGYRVSLRIAEFGAISARVTKNFGLACVQLGYKDDAKIYLEKAYSFFEKVADMREVANTLFDMARATGNTEHMTQARFLFESLELVREANLARQYYEFHVRSQVDYKQAVVELHQIASEFEKMDDLGMSFFTLSKAVMIAIQNRDLPLAGECLAEANVRRDALTVENPRYLGYYYRAKSEYNFIVNEFDECVKHSIMSSEMCAIMGMYAESAESLRLSTKVYQLQGDFQKAFEVSMKMVEMLEKGQRR, from the coding sequence ATGCTAGTAGATAAGTCGCTTTCCATTGGGCAGCGCTTTAAAGAAATACGGATTGAAAAAGGTTTTTCGCAAGAGTCGTTGGCGGATGGACTTTGCCATTTCACTACCGTTAGTAGGATTGAGAACGATCGCAGCTACCCTTCTGCGGCACTTTTGGGTAAACTGGCCGATAAATTAGGCGTTCCTCTACGAGAAATCATGGGTATGCAAGAGCAACAGTTGGAAGCTGACTTTCAGATCGAGATGGTCAGAGTATATATTGAAAAGGCCGATTATAACCATGCCCTCGACCTAATTCAACAATTGGATCAACGCGAAGACCTGTTGGGACATCAACGAGATGGATTAGTAAATTATCGTACAGAATGTCAGTTAAGGGCGGGGATGTTTGAGAAGGCAGTAGAACAACTACTGCCTTTCTTACAAACTCAACAGGTCCAACAAACGATAAGTGATGAGATTTTGTGCGACCTATATAATAAACTCGGGAATGCTCATCATCGTCTAAATGGTTTTGAAAAGGCGTACTCAGCATTTGAACAAGGCTACAGGGTTAGCTTACGTATTGCGGAGTTTGGAGCGATCTCTGCAAGGGTGACGAAAAACTTCGGCTTGGCTTGCGTGCAATTGGGATACAAAGATGACGCCAAAATATATCTTGAGAAGGCTTACTCCTTTTTCGAAAAAGTAGCCGACATGAGGGAAGTTGCAAATACCCTTTTCGATATGGCACGAGCTACGGGAAACACCGAACACATGACACAAGCTCGTTTTTTATTCGAGAGTCTAGAACTGGTGCGAGAGGCAAACCTAGCAAGACAGTACTATGAGTTTCATGTTCGATCCCAAGTTGATTATAAACAAGCAGTTGTGGAGCTTCACCAGATTGCATCGGAGTTTGAAAAAATGGACGATCTCGGTATGAGCTTTTTTACGTTGTCGAAGGCCGTCATGATAGCAATTCAAAATAGAGATCTACCCTTAGCAGGCGAGTGCCTTGCAGAAGCTAATGTAAGAAGAGATGCACTAACCGTGGAGAATCCGAGATATTTAGGTTACTACTACAGAGCTAAATCGGAATACAACTTCATCGTGAATGAATTTGATGAATGCGTAAAGCACTCAATAATGTCAAGTGAGATGTGTGCTATAATGGGCATGTACGCTGAAAGTGCGGAATCATTACGTTTGAGTACAAAGGTGTACCAATTACAGGGCGATTTTCAGAAGGCGTTCGAGGTTTCCATGAAGATGGTAGAAATGCTGGAGAAGGGACAGAGGAGGTAA
- a CDS encoding toll/interleukin-1 receptor domain-containing protein gives MTYNIFLSHAVADKVLVQRFVEFLKLGLDLRRQDIYCTSLGAIPTGQDFIENIHTHVSECKLIIMLITENFLESKFCLCELGATWALGKSIYPIIVPPLNYDCLDSTPLRTTNAIKLDNEEQLDKMSNEFLQRNIISSIDSVEFNKSKKTFLRDIPTVYKKSIRYVPIEEHNELLSKVSKLSNELLEKEKLIKSNKLTTSKQNRDSSVVELVTGGSKSLQEATTNMLNKLKEAETFKTTIDRILNLKNAERIYSNPSWTNTQSDGEVTETNVSMPSGDFCFYFVYGDDGFIDYCLLLCICRTEEQVYNCLPDITITVQSYKSISNMQFEFVIAYAGDNNLMNTKAQEFFDNVVKKYRVKSKGIFYFDIWDTNRVTDLEKQYALRVEGR, from the coding sequence ATGACCTATAATATATTCCTTAGTCATGCTGTGGCAGATAAGGTCTTAGTACAACGGTTTGTGGAGTTCTTAAAACTAGGGTTAGACTTACGAAGACAGGATATCTATTGCACATCACTAGGAGCTATTCCAACCGGACAAGATTTTATTGAAAATATCCATACGCATGTTTCTGAGTGCAAACTCATTATTATGCTAATTACTGAGAATTTTTTGGAAAGCAAATTTTGTTTGTGCGAACTTGGTGCAACGTGGGCACTTGGTAAATCAATCTACCCGATAATTGTCCCCCCCTTGAATTATGATTGTTTAGATAGCACGCCATTAAGAACAACTAATGCAATTAAATTAGATAACGAAGAGCAATTAGATAAAATGAGTAATGAATTTTTGCAGAGAAATATAATATCTTCTATCGATTCTGTTGAGTTTAATAAGAGTAAGAAGACGTTTCTTCGTGATATACCAACTGTATATAAAAAAAGTATTCGATATGTTCCTATTGAAGAGCACAATGAGCTTTTGTCTAAAGTTAGTAAATTGAGTAATGAATTGTTGGAAAAGGAGAAATTGATCAAAAGTAATAAGCTTACAACATCAAAGCAGAATAGAGACTCTTCAGTAGTTGAATTGGTAACTGGTGGTTCAAAGTCACTACAAGAGGCAACAACAAATATGTTAAACAAGCTGAAAGAAGCGGAGACTTTCAAGACAACTATAGATAGAATTTTAAATCTAAAAAATGCGGAACGGATTTATAGTAACCCTTCATGGACCAATACTCAATCTGATGGCGAAGTGACCGAAACAAACGTTTCAATGCCATCAGGGGATTTTTGTTTTTACTTCGTATATGGAGATGATGGATTCATTGACTATTGCCTATTACTCTGCATCTGTCGAACTGAGGAACAGGTGTATAATTGTTTACCGGATATTACAATTACGGTACAATCTTACAAAAGTATAAGTAATATGCAATTCGAGTTTGTCATTGCCTATGCTGGTGACAATAACTTAATGAATACTAAAGCTCAAGAATTTTTCGATAATGTTGTGAAAAAGTACAGAGTAAAAAGTAAAGGTATATTCTATTTTGATATCTGGGATACCAATCGAGTAACAGATTTAGAGAAACAGTATGCACTAAGAGTAGAGGGGCGCTGA
- a CDS encoding DUF4062 domain-containing protein, which produces MFDISKIQTIRYVFLQKLYEKYIIDQARYVSTNTIAGEMDLELGKVNSIVHYLEEEGLIRILDDQASVVSITHDGIKKIETPLPNFRPLQSTIPEVQIKEQLGSKVDLGGAKMKKKLQIFVSSTYTDLISERQAAVEAILKAGHIPAGMELFKAGKEQLETIYRWIDESDIYMLILGGRYGSVEEKTGKSYTHLEYEYALDKGMPIFAVVITDKYLSEKVKLADKVDDVREIVNHEKYVGFKKLVDSKLRESFDDLKDIELAVHKTIADLKEQHSFTGWVSGKYAVNTGDIDALQIENRRLTAEISKKDQENKLLVDQLSILTKKDKDNASSTMGKFYEILNDIARKALKNYDEYEITSDEFEELYRMMLKEGFVEGGTVVTGGPGNYMEIFSTDDTRITFIGMQMLVANGY; this is translated from the coding sequence ATGTTTGATATATCGAAAATTCAGACTATTAGATACGTTTTTTTGCAGAAACTGTATGAGAAATATATTATTGACCAGGCCCGTTATGTCTCGACAAATACAATTGCTGGCGAAATGGATTTGGAGTTAGGTAAAGTAAATAGTATTGTTCATTATTTGGAGGAGGAGGGCTTGATACGAATTCTTGATGACCAAGCGAGCGTGGTTTCGATCACGCACGATGGTATCAAAAAAATTGAAACGCCCTTACCGAATTTCAGACCACTGCAGTCTACAATCCCTGAGGTTCAAATCAAAGAGCAGTTAGGATCTAAAGTTGATTTGGGAGGGGCCAAGATGAAAAAGAAGTTACAAATATTTGTTTCATCAACGTATACCGATCTTATATCTGAGAGGCAAGCAGCGGTAGAAGCAATTCTGAAGGCTGGACATATACCTGCCGGTATGGAGCTTTTTAAAGCAGGCAAAGAACAGCTTGAAACTATTTATAGATGGATTGATGAATCCGATATATATATGCTTATTCTTGGTGGAAGATACGGTAGTGTAGAAGAGAAAACTGGGAAAAGCTACACACATCTTGAGTATGAGTATGCTTTAGATAAAGGCATGCCCATATTTGCCGTTGTTATAACCGACAAATATCTAAGCGAGAAGGTCAAACTTGCTGATAAAGTGGACGATGTACGAGAAATCGTTAATCATGAAAAGTACGTCGGTTTCAAAAAGCTTGTTGATAGCAAGCTTAGAGAAAGCTTTGATGATTTGAAAGACATTGAATTAGCCGTACACAAGACTATAGCAGACTTAAAAGAACAACATTCTTTCACTGGATGGGTTTCTGGGAAATACGCTGTCAATACCGGTGATATTGATGCACTTCAAATCGAAAATAGACGGCTAACGGCTGAGATCAGTAAGAAAGATCAAGAGAATAAATTGTTAGTGGATCAACTATCTATACTTACTAAAAAAGACAAGGACAATGCTTCTTCTACTATGGGCAAGTTTTACGAAATTTTAAATGATATTGCCAGAAAAGCCTTGAAAAATTATGATGAGTACGAAATAACTTCAGATGAATTTGAAGAACTGTACAGAATGATGCTAAAGGAGGGGTTTGTAGAGGGAGGTACGGTAGTAACAGGAGGACCGGGGAACTATATGGAAATTTTTTCCACAGATGACACCAGAATAACCTTTATTGGAATGCAAATGTTGGTAGCTAACGGATATTAG
- a CDS encoding helix-turn-helix domain-containing protein: MDNSSGDDKNIVHEGYVTLGERIRDLRMTKGLTQTQVAEGIITPSMMSQIETGKALPSYATIAAIARKLETPLSSLFEGLSFNKMQLLGYKLAMSHMAMGSYRSALPVLQELFEAEHLDDEIQLNELKLNLAICCRETKNFHEAIRLIMSLVDEYSRSSKRSDQHKLVHLHLHLSETFENNLMYFEALRSALNARDTYELQKNDPLLEGKILMHLADLNKRLHRFEEANAYYKQALEVCNQLTDNVEELGILYQRMAELQYAVGEPELCIDLANKAIGLLQEAGRITNYRETKRLIVMEQANKENWQDSIAVLLKMATMYAVEDPQKEAGLYLDVAQIYMMVQNFEECQVFCLKALGLLTDIEQQVLTKYDMTTKHERKQQENFLLIGRANLLMASVYLHRQEHGRVIHLLETAIPIFKQQVRLDELYTAASLLTKIVKNGEKNEQAWELITGCHDFLFVHLRRQGIL; the protein is encoded by the coding sequence ATGGACAATTCGAGCGGTGACGATAAAAACATAGTACATGAAGGGTACGTCACGCTAGGTGAACGCATTCGAGATTTGCGAATGACAAAAGGCTTGACCCAAACCCAAGTCGCGGAAGGAATCATCACACCGTCCATGATGTCTCAGATCGAGACGGGAAAAGCGCTCCCAAGCTATGCAACCATCGCGGCCATCGCGAGAAAGTTGGAGACGCCATTGTCCTCGTTGTTCGAGGGCCTTAGTTTCAACAAAATGCAGCTCTTGGGCTATAAGTTAGCCATGTCTCATATGGCAATGGGTTCGTATCGTTCTGCCCTTCCTGTTCTTCAGGAGCTTTTCGAGGCAGAACACCTCGATGATGAGATACAACTCAATGAGTTGAAACTAAACCTTGCAATCTGTTGCCGGGAAACGAAGAACTTCCACGAGGCTATCCGTTTAATCATGAGTCTGGTGGATGAATACTCACGTTCAAGCAAGCGCAGCGATCAGCACAAACTCGTGCATCTTCACCTTCATCTGAGCGAGACCTTCGAAAACAACCTCATGTACTTCGAAGCATTACGATCCGCTCTCAACGCCCGCGATACATACGAACTTCAAAAAAACGATCCATTGCTAGAGGGCAAGATTTTGATGCATCTCGCGGATTTAAACAAGAGGCTTCACCGGTTCGAGGAAGCGAATGCTTACTACAAGCAAGCCTTGGAAGTCTGCAATCAACTGACCGATAACGTCGAGGAACTTGGCATCCTCTATCAGCGAATGGCGGAACTTCAGTACGCAGTAGGGGAGCCGGAACTTTGCATTGACCTTGCAAACAAGGCCATCGGATTGCTTCAAGAGGCGGGTCGGATCACGAATTACCGCGAAACCAAGAGATTGATCGTGATGGAGCAGGCTAACAAGGAGAATTGGCAAGACTCCATCGCAGTCTTGCTCAAAATGGCGACGATGTACGCCGTAGAAGACCCGCAGAAAGAAGCCGGCCTGTACTTGGACGTGGCTCAAATTTACATGATGGTTCAGAACTTTGAGGAATGTCAGGTCTTTTGTTTGAAAGCCTTGGGCTTGCTCACGGACATTGAACAACAGGTACTCACCAAGTACGACATGACCACCAAGCATGAGCGCAAGCAACAAGAGAACTTCCTGTTGATCGGTCGGGCAAACCTCCTCATGGCGTCCGTCTATCTGCACCGTCAAGAGCACGGCAGAGTGATTCACTTGTTAGAAACCGCGATCCCGATCTTCAAGCAACAAGTGAGACTTGACGAGTTGTACACGGCTGCCTCCCTGCTCACGAAAATTGTGAAGAACGGTGAAAAAAATGAGCAAGCCTGGGAGTTGATTACGGGCTGCCATGACTTCCTCTTCGTCCATTTGCGTAGACAGGGGATTCTCTGA
- a CDS encoding FDLD family class I lanthipeptide has protein sequence MFDLDVQVMSAVSDVSDGGDLSGYTSSCFCTIASCRP, from the coding sequence ATGTTCGATCTCGACGTTCAAGTAATGTCCGCTGTAAGCGATGTAAGCGATGGTGGAGATCTTTCCGGGTACACGTCGTCCTGTTTTTGCACGATCGCCAGCTGCCGGCCTTAA
- a CDS encoding ABC transporter ATP-binding protein has product MERDQQVVVEVRGLVQEFGKRRVLDDISFAVHRGEILGLLGPSGSGKTTLVKAIAAIGTYTAGEVTVLGERMPSLGKIGRIGYMAQADALYQDLTGLDNLHFFGELYGVPKKRRTERIAELLELVQLTDAAKRPVQTYSGGMKRRLSLAVALLHQPELLILDEPTVGIDPVLRRDFWQEFLRLQAQGVSIIITTHVMDEAEHCNRLGLVRDGKMMALNTPEALKTQTGASTIEEAFLCFGGVTL; this is encoded by the coding sequence ATGGAGAGAGATCAACAAGTGGTAGTCGAAGTACGAGGTCTGGTGCAGGAATTTGGCAAGCGCCGCGTGTTGGACGACATCTCGTTCGCCGTGCATCGCGGTGAAATTCTCGGTCTGCTCGGTCCGTCCGGTTCGGGAAAAACGACGCTGGTCAAAGCCATCGCCGCCATCGGCACGTACACAGCAGGAGAAGTCACGGTGCTGGGCGAACGCATGCCGAGCCTTGGCAAGATCGGTCGCATCGGGTACATGGCGCAAGCAGACGCCCTCTACCAAGACCTGACCGGGCTCGATAACCTGCACTTTTTCGGCGAGCTCTACGGCGTCCCGAAAAAGCGACGCACGGAGCGCATCGCAGAACTGTTGGAACTCGTGCAGTTGACCGACGCCGCCAAGCGTCCCGTTCAGACATACTCGGGCGGCATGAAGCGCCGTCTGTCGCTGGCGGTCGCACTTTTGCATCAACCTGAACTTCTCATCCTCGACGAGCCGACCGTCGGGATCGATCCGGTGTTACGAAGGGATTTCTGGCAGGAGTTCCTGCGCTTGCAAGCACAGGGGGTCTCGATCATCATCACCACGCACGTCATGGACGAAGCGGAACATTGCAACCGTCTCGGTCTCGTGCGCGATGGAAAAATGATGGCACTGAACACGCCGGAAGCTTTGAAAACACAAACGGGAGCCTCTACGATTGAAGAAGCGTTCCTGTGCTTTGGAGGTGTTACGCTGTGA
- a CDS encoding S53 family peptidase, with amino-acid sequence MKKTKVLVPTMLAVFSMALLPAASMAAPVSSNAHVQLKGNEAVAASHGTLKAHKKSTDVVSVTLALNLRNADKLDAYIADLYTPTSSNYKKFLTPDEFQAKFGPTAADVQKVTDFATSNGLTVTGVAKNNQSVTVSGSVQQLEIAFGVTLNEYTNAKGENYFANANTPSVPSELAGVINSVTGLNNEALHHNNAGKPDLQTPHVGSGPSGGYTPTELRSAYDVAPLAGTYNGTGQNVALVEFDGYVGSNITTYYNQYGLGSPAPQTVLVDGYSGAAGSGQGEVELDIEVINAIAPKAQVYVYEAPNSDQGELDMYQKIANDNTSKTVSISWGLCESSANAATMNSLHNILSQMAVQGQSVFAASGDDGAYDCGTKKLDVDNPANDPYVTGVGGTNLTLTSGNYGAEKVWSNTTRRYGGGGGLSKVYTMPSWQTGPGVQNSYSTGYRQVPDVSADADPNTGYSIYSAGSWTVYGGTSCAAPLWAGIAAVNNQYAAARGKANLGQANPTLYKMFNTTQAYNAYHDITSGSNLYYPATAGYDLASGIGTPDVYNLIRDINGL; translated from the coding sequence ATGAAAAAAACCAAAGTTCTTGTCCCGACCATGCTGGCGGTTTTCAGTATGGCATTGCTCCCGGCTGCATCCATGGCCGCCCCGGTCTCGAGCAACGCTCACGTTCAACTCAAAGGCAATGAAGCTGTTGCCGCATCCCACGGCACCTTGAAAGCTCACAAAAAATCGACCGACGTCGTCTCCGTCACGCTCGCACTGAACCTGCGCAACGCAGACAAACTCGACGCCTATATTGCAGACCTGTACACCCCGACGTCCTCGAATTACAAGAAATTCCTCACGCCGGACGAATTCCAAGCGAAATTCGGCCCGACGGCTGCTGATGTACAAAAAGTAACCGACTTCGCGACATCCAACGGCCTGACCGTGACCGGCGTTGCGAAAAACAACCAATCCGTCACCGTCTCCGGCTCTGTTCAACAACTGGAAATCGCATTCGGTGTCACGCTCAATGAATACACCAACGCCAAAGGCGAGAACTACTTTGCAAACGCGAACACCCCGTCTGTTCCGTCTGAATTGGCAGGCGTGATCAACTCCGTCACCGGCCTGAACAACGAAGCTCTGCACCACAACAACGCGGGCAAACCGGATCTGCAAACTCCGCATGTCGGCTCCGGCCCGTCCGGTGGATACACCCCGACCGAACTGCGCAGCGCGTATGATGTGGCACCGCTGGCAGGCACGTACAACGGCACGGGTCAAAACGTGGCACTCGTTGAATTCGACGGCTACGTGGGCTCGAACATCACCACTTACTACAACCAATACGGTCTCGGGTCTCCGGCTCCGCAAACGGTTCTCGTCGATGGGTACAGCGGCGCTGCAGGTTCCGGCCAAGGCGAAGTGGAACTCGACATCGAAGTGATCAACGCGATCGCACCGAAAGCACAAGTCTACGTCTACGAAGCTCCGAACAGCGACCAAGGCGAACTGGACATGTACCAAAAAATCGCGAACGACAACACCTCGAAGACCGTCTCGATCTCGTGGGGCCTCTGCGAATCGTCTGCAAACGCTGCGACGATGAACTCTCTGCACAACATCCTCTCGCAGATGGCGGTGCAAGGCCAATCCGTATTTGCAGCGTCCGGTGACGATGGCGCGTACGACTGCGGAACCAAGAAGCTCGACGTTGACAACCCGGCGAACGATCCGTACGTAACCGGCGTTGGCGGCACCAACTTGACGCTGACTTCGGGCAACTACGGTGCAGAAAAAGTATGGTCGAACACCACCCGCAGATACGGCGGCGGCGGCGGTCTGTCCAAAGTCTACACGATGCCGAGCTGGCAAACCGGCCCGGGCGTGCAGAACTCCTACAGCACGGGCTACCGTCAAGTTCCGGACGTCTCGGCTGATGCAGATCCGAACACCGGCTACTCGATCTACTCCGCAGGTTCTTGGACCGTTTACGGCGGCACGTCTTGCGCAGCTCCGCTCTGGGCAGGCATCGCAGCTGTGAACAACCAATACGCAGCAGCTCGCGGCAAAGCAAACCTCGGCCAAGCGAACCCGACCCTCTACAAAATGTTCAACACCACGCAAGCGTACAACGCGTACCACGACATCACCTCCGGTTCCAACTTGTACTACCCGGCAACGGCAGGCTACGACCTGGCGTCCGGCATCGGGACCCCGGATGTGTACAACTTGATCCGCGACATCAACGGCCTGTAA